A window of Syntrophaceae bacterium genomic DNA:
AAAGATTGACGGGGCGGCAATAAGCCGGGCCATCCTGAAAAAGGAGATGATATGGCGGTTCCGGATTTCCAGTCCTTTTTCAAGCCTCTGCTGGAAATTGCGGCAGACGGGAATGAACACTCTTTGAAAACAGCAAGAGAACTCATTGCCCAGAAAATGAATCTTTCCGAAGAGGATCTTAAAGAACTTTTGCCCAGTGGTACTCAGAAAAAATTCGACAACAGAGTTGCTTGGGCAAAGACGTACTTCGTCCAAGCGAAAGTTTTGGAATCGTCCAAGAGAGGTTATTTTCGAATCACGGAGCGTGGGCGTGAACTCTTCAAGAAGGGTCATGAAAAAATTGATGTGAAAGTTCTGAATCAATACCCTGAGTTTGTCGAATTTCATACAGCGAAAACAGAAAAGTCGGGGAATGGTACCTCGCCGGGCACTGAATCCCCGGTCGAAACTCCAGAGGAGACGCTCCACAAAGCCTATCAAAGCATAAGAAATGATCTGGCAGGTGAAATCCTGGAGAAAGTGAAGAGCAACTCGCCGCAGTTTTTTGAAAAGCTCGTTGTCGACCTCATGGTCGCTATGGGCTATGGCGGCTCCCGCAGTGATGCAGGTCAATCCATAGGGCACAGCGGCGATGAAGGCGTCGACGGAATTATCAAGGAAGATCGCCTGGGGCTCGATGTCATCTATCTCCAGGCAAAAAAATGGGAGGGTACCGTTGGCCGACCCGAAATCCAGAAATTCGTTGGGGCACTGCATGGCAAACGGGCGAAGAAAGGGGTATTTCTTACTACAGGAAAATTTTCCGAAGATGCCATTCGATATGTTGAGACCATTGATCCCAAGGTCATATTGATCGACGGGAATCGCCTCGCGAATTTGATGATCGATTTCGGAATTGGAACAGCCGTGATATCGAATTTGGAGATCAAAAGGATTGATTCTGACTATTTCGTCGAGGAGTGACAGCGTTATGCGGGTAAGGGAATGCGCCGCAGATCGACATGCGAGAATAAGCGAATGATAAAAAAGGCTCCTTGACTTGCTTGTCGTACATACCCATCTCAGAGTAAACATCTAAAGCCATATATAAATATTGCATAGAGGTTACACGTCTGATAGTCACTTTCCATGGAAAAGCCGACTTTTGATTGGGATGAGAAAAAGGATGAAGAGAATCAATGTAAGCACGGCGTATCCTTCTCTCTGGCCCAGCAAGCTTTTCGCGACCCGCTTCGTGTCATCGTGGAGGACGTCAGCCACAGCAGGGACGAAGACCGCTTCTACTGTATAGGCAGGGTCAACGAAGGCATCATGACGGTTCGATTTACATACAGGGGCGGCGTTATCCGGATCATCGGCGCGGGGTATTGGAGAAAGGGGAAAAGGATCTATGAAAAAGAAAATAAGATACACCGATGAGCCCATGGGCAAGGTGAAAGTCGTCAGGGACTTCCTGCCGCCGCCGGAGAAGCTCGTGTTGAAGGAAAGCAACGTGAAGATCACGATCTCGTTGAGCAAGGCGAGCGTCGATTTTTTCAAGCAGGAGGCGAAGAAGCACCGTACGTCCTACCAGAAGATGATCCGCAGGCTCATCGACGTCTACACGGAGCAATACAAAAAGACGGCTTGAGCGCGACGAGGGTGTTCGCGGGATTTGCGAAGCCTCGACGGACTTCGTACCGAGCCGCAATCACGCATCATTTCTTCTGGCGCTGGGGATCGAAAGGTCGCGTATAGACTTTGAAAGGGGATATCTGACCATGAGCACGAGACGCTCTTCCCTCCTTGTCCGGCTTTTCTGGCTTGCCCTCATCGTGGCGGCGGTTTTTTACCTGTGGCGGGAAGTGCCCTGGCTCGGCCGGCTTTTCCAGTCCGAAAAGGCGGCCGCCCCGCGCACCGTGGCCGCCCGGGGGGACCTGGCCGCCGACGAGAAGGCCACAATCGAGCTCTTCGAGAAGGCCAGGGAGTCCGTCGTCTTCATCACGACGAGCCAGCAGGTCCAGGATTTCTGGACCCGCAACATCTTCACCGTCCCCCGAGGCACGGGGTCGGGGTTCGTCTGGGACGACAAGGGGCACATCGTCACGAATTACCACGTCATCGCGGGCGCCTCGGAGGCCCGCGTCCGGCTGGCCGACGGCCGCGACTACAAGGCGGCACTCGTCGGGGCGAGCCGCTCCCACGACCTGGCCGTGCTGCTCATCGGGGTTGGTTTCAAGGCGCCCGCGCCGGTCCCCCTGGGGACGAGCCACGACCTGAAAGTCGGTCAGAAGGTCTTTGCGATCGGCAACCCCTTCGGGCTCGACTGGACGCTCACGACGGGCATCGTGTCGGCCCTCGACCGGTCGCTTGCGGCGGAGAACGGCGTCACCATCGAGCACCTCATCCAGACGGACGCCGCCATCAACCCGGGCAACTCCGGCGGGCCCCTGCTGGATTCCGCGGGGCGCCTGATCGGCATCAACACGGCCATCTACAGCCCCTCGGGCGCAAGCGCCGGCATCGGCTTCGCCGTGCCCGTGGACACGGTCAACCGCGTCGTGCCCCAGCTGATCGCCAAGGGGAAGTACATCCGGCCTGCCCTGGGCATCGAGGTCGACGAAGGAATCAATCGCGTCGTCAGGGCCCAACTCGGCGTGGCGGGTGTGGTGGTGCTGAGGGTCGCCCCCGGCTCGGCCGCCGAGAAAGCCGGCCTGCAGGGCGTCCGCCGCACGGCCGATGGCGGCATCGTGCCGGGTGACATCATCACCGCCGTAGAGGGCAAGGCCGTCGAGAACGTCGGCAAGCTCTACGCCCGCCTGGATGATTTCAAGGTGGGCGACACGGTCCGGCTGACTGTGGTCCGGGAAGGGGCCACGCGGGAGGTGTCCGTGACCCTGCAGGCGGGTAGCTGAGAGGGTGGGTCGGGAAGAGATCGGAACCGGGCCGGCCCCGAAGGAGGAGCGGACGATGCCGGACAAGGCCATACAGGACTACTACCCCGATGAGTTCGCACACTGTTTCGGCTGCGGGCGGCTCAATCCGGAGGGGCTGCAGATCAAGAGCTACTGGGACGGCGAGGAGGCGGTCTGCCGCTATACACCCAAGCCCATGCATTCGGGAGGGGTTCCCGGGTTTGCCTACGGGGGCCTGATCGCCTCGCTCATCGACTGCCACGGCGCCGCGACGGCGTCGGCGGCGAAGTTGAGCGCCGAGGGGTTGTCCCTGGGGGACAAGCCGATTGCGCGCTTTGTCGCGGCATCGCTGAAAGTGGACTACCTGAGGCCGACGCCGATCGGGGAACCCTTGGAATTGAGGGCAAGGGTCATGGAAATCCGGGACCGGAAAGTCAGGGTCAGCGTGACGTTGTCAGCGGGCGGCAAGATCTGCGCGAAAGGCGAGGAGCTTTTCATTCAGCTCCAGCAGTGGTCCGTACAGACCGGGTACCCGAAGCCGATCGACTGACCGGCTGCCGGGCCACGAACCGGTTCCGGGGCGGCAAAGCGGGCTTCCGCGGAGACACGGCATGAAGATGACGGGCATCCCCTTCGGGACAACGGACTGGTCGTCGGTGGAGGTCACGGAGCACAGGGGCGAGACGGGGGTCGCCGCATGGCGCACCCGGACCTTCGGGGATATCCGCGTGCGTCTCGTCGAGTACTCGCCGGGCTACCGCGCCGATCACTGGTGCCGCAAGGGACACATCCTTCTTTGCATCGAGGGGGAGCTGCACACGGAGCTGGCCGACGGCCGCACGTTCACCCTCAGACCCGGCATGAGCTACCAGGTGGCCGACAACGCCGAGCCGCACCGATCCTTCACCGTCAAGGGCGCGAAGCTGTTCATCGTAGACTGAGCAGACCCCATGGCGTATCGAATCCGCACCTGCACGCAAAACGACACGGCAGTTCTTGCGGAGACGATCCGTGCGGCCTTCCGGGACGTGGCCGTTCGCTTCGGCCTGACCGAGCAGAACTGCCCCCGGCACCCCTCCAACTGCCGGGCCGACTGGGTCGAGAAGGACATGGAGCGGGGGGTCACGTACTATGCCCTCGAGAGCGGGGGGAGCGTTGCAGGCAGCGTCGCCCTCGAGCGGGTGAGGCCGGGCCTGTGCAACCTGGAGCGCCTGGCGGTGCTCCCGGGCTCCAGGGGGCGCGGCTTCGGCAGGGCCCTGGTCAACCACGTGCTCACGGAGGCACGGCAGCGGGGATGTGACACCGTCCGCATCGGCATCATCGAGGACCAGGCCGAATTGAAGGAATGGTACCGGCGATTGGGCTTTCTCGAGACGGAGACGCGTGACTTTGCCCGCCTGCCGTTCCGCGTGAGCTTCATGGCCCGCCCGCCTGCATGAGCCGCCGCCCGGAGGGCAGCGGCGCATCCGCGCAAAGGCCGTTGGCAATCGGCGGGCGGTTGTGATAAGGCCATTTCTGGTTTCCGGGAGCCGGAGGGACAACGCCGGCCCCGGCAGGTCCAACCCCCATTTCCGCGAAGGAGAAGATCACGATGAAAAGAGTATTCAGCCTGTTCTGCATCCTGCTGCTTGTGTTTGCCCTTTCAACCCCTGCCCCGGCGGCCAAGGTCGTGCTGAAGCTCGGCCACATCGCCGAGCCCTCCAACCCCTACGGCCAGGGTGCCGACTACTTCGCGAAGCTCGTGGCCCAGAAGTCCAACGGGGAGATCGAGGTCAAGGTGTTCCCCTCCTCCCAGCTCGGGGCGCAGAAGGAGCTCATCGAGGGCTGCATCTACGGCACCCTGGACATGACGCTGACGAGCACGGCCGAACTGGGCACCTTCCAGCCGCAGATGGCCCTCTTCGACATGCCGTTCCTGTTCAAGGACCGCAAGCACGCCTTCGCCGCGCTCGACACGGTGGGCATGGACCTCGCCAAGGCGCTCGAGCCCAAGGGCCTCAAGATGCTCGGCTACATGGAAAACGGCATCCGCCACATGACCAACAACGTGCGCGAGATCAAGACCCCCGCCGACATGAAGGGCCTCAAGATGCGCGTCATGAACAACAAGGTCTACATCGAGATGATGAAGGCCCTGGGCGCCTCCCCCACCCCGATGGCGTTCTCCGAGCTCTACTCCGCCCTGCAGCAGGGGACCATCGACGGGCAGGAGAACCCCAGCGCCCACATCTACACGAAGCGCTTCTTCGAGGTCCAGAAGTACGCCTCCCTGACGGGGCATGCCTACGCGCCGGAACCCATGCTCATCTCCATGATCACCTGGAGGAAGCTCACGCCCCAGCAGCAGGCCATCATCCAGCAGGCGGCCAACGAGGCCATCGCCTGGCAGCGCAAGCTGGCCGAAAAGGAGGACGACGAGTTCTGGAAGAAGATCAAGGCCACGGGCAAGATGAAGGTCACGACGGTGGACCGCAAGCTCTTCATCGAGGCCACCAAGGACGTCTACAAGAAGCTCGCCCCGACCGTCGGGCAGGCCAACATCGACAGGGTCCGGGCCCTGGAGAAGTAACGGACAATCGGTACGCGGGAGGCCCGGGTCCCGGCCCGGGCCTCCCCGCGAGGGGTGCCCGCCATGCTGGATAAGCTGTTCTCGGGGCTGCGGTCGGTCCTGTACTGGTTCTCGGTCGCGGCCATGTCGGTCATGCTCGTCGTCATCTTCGCGCAGGTCGTCTCGCGCTACGTCTTCAACTGGACCCCCGAGTGGTCCGAGGAGCTGGCGCGCTACCTCTTCGTCTGGGTCGTGTTCATCGGCTCGGCCCTCATCATGGGCGAGTCGGGCCACCTGGCCGTGCAGTTCGTGCCCAACCACTTCAAGGGCACGGCGACGGGCCGGCTCCTGGAGATCGTCATCAACCTCTGCGGCTACGTGTTCATCCTGATCCTGCTGACGCAGGGGGCCAAGATGACCCGGGTCATGACCTTCCAGATGTCGCCGGGCATGGAGATCCCCATGAGCTGGGTCTACGCAGTGATCCCGCTGAGCAGCGTTCTCATGCTGCTCTACCTCGTGAAGGACACGGTGCGCATCGTGCGGGAGTGGTCGTCCCCGAAGGGCGGGGGGAGGTGACCGGCATGGAATACGTCCTGATCGGTCTCTTCCTGCTTCTCACCGCGCTGGGCGTGCCCGTGGCCTTCTCCCTGTGCCTGTCGGCCGCGGCCCTGCTGTTCTTTTTCATGGACCGGCCGCTTGTCATGGTTTCCCAGATGATGTTCTCGGGCATCGACTCCTTCTCGTTCATGGCTGTGCCCTTCTTCATGCTGGCGGGCGCCTTCATGTCGGCGGGCGGCGTGACCTCGCGCCTGGTCGGCTTCTCCCAGGCCCTCGTCGGCGCCTTCACGGGGGGCCTCGCGCAGACCGTGTCCGTGGCCGGGATGTTCTTTGCAGCCATCTCGGGCTCCTCGGCCGCCACGACGGCGGCCCTGGGCAGCACCATGATCGGCGAGTTGGAGAAGAAGGGCTACGACCGTGACTGGGCCACGGGCATCGTGGCCTCCAGCGGCACCGTGGGCATCGTCATCCCGCCTTCGATCACCATGGTGGTCTACGGCGCCATCGCCGACACCTCCATCGGGGACCTGTTCGTCGGCGGCTTCATCCCGGGCATCATGATGGGGCTCTCCATGATGGCCGTGAGCTGGTACTACGCCCGGAAACGGGGCCTCGCGGGGGAGGGCACGTTCTCCTTCGCCGCCGTTCTGAAATCGTTCAAGGACTCCTTCTTCGCCCTGATGACGCCGGTCATCATCATCGGGGGCATCTATGGCGGCATCTTCACCCCCACGGAGGCGGCGGCCGTCGCCGCGGTCTACGGCATCGTCGTCGGGCTGTTCGTGTACAGGGAGCTGAAGCTCAGGGACTTCCCCCAGATCATCTTCCAGGCCGTGATCGGCACCACGGTCATCATGTTCCTGGTGGGGGCCGCCACGGTCTTCGGCTGGCTCATCACCAACCTGCAGATCCCGCATCAGGTGGCGAAGTTCGTCGTCTCCGTGACGACCTCGCCGCTGCTGTTCCTGATGGCGATGAACATCCTGCTGCTCATCGCCGGCACCATGGTCAACGCCTCGGCGGCGGTCGTGATCCTGACGCCGATCTTCCTGCCCGTGGCGCGAACGCTGGGCATCGATCCCCTGTTCTTCGGCGTGCTCATGGTGGTCAACCTGGCGATCGGCTGCATCACCCCGCCCGTGGGCCTCGATCTCTTCGTGGCGAGTGCCATCTCCAAGGTGCCCATCGAGCGTGTGATGAAGGCATGCCTGCCCTACCTCTGGGCCCTGTTGGCGACGCTTGTCGTCCTGACCGTGTTCCCGTGGTTCATCACCGTGCTGCCGTCCCTTCTTGCGCGGTGATGCGGCCGGTCGGGCAGCTCCGCGACCCTTGACACGAAACGTCGCATTCGATAGGAAAAAACATCGGCTGTCGCGGGATGCCGGCTTCGGCCGCGGCATCTCCGGCAGGAGGAGGCGGGGGCCCGAGGCGGGCGGGCAGTGCCGGGGAAAGCCGGCCCCGGGCCCCCCGAAAGTTCAGCGGGGAAGATGGACGTGCAGGGTTCCGTAGAACCAGCCCGCGCGCTCCACCCCGTTTCGGTCGGTGTAGGCGACCAGGAGGATGAAGGGTCGGCCGTCGTGTGCAGGGCCGCCGATCTCCAGGACCGTCACCTGCTGGCCCGCCTTCACTTCGGCGATCTTCGCGGTCATCTGCTTGTCTGCATAGACGGGGCTGTTTCTTTCGACCATGGCCTTGAACGGCAGAGACGTGTTCGTGGCGCCGGTCGAAAACGAAACGTTCCGCGGCTCTAAATCCTGCCCCTTCGCCGGCAGGGAGAAAACCCACATGTAGGCAAGGAGACAGAACAGCACGAAAAATATCTTGAACATCTTCATCGGTCGGCCCTCACTTTTTTGATTATTGCTTCTTTCCGCATTGATCTCGTTCCTTGTTGCCTACCCGGATGAGCATCGGTTGTGCCGCGGGGGCGATAAAGTCAAATACGCCGTTATTCCAAGCAGTTGTCGATTGCCCTTTGCCGATGAGGCCCCTCCTGCGAGGGGGCCGTTGCCGTCCCGTAATGGCACAGCTGCAGCAATGTGCTTTTCTTACGTCCGGTTACGTGAAATGTGCTGAATTGGTATAGTCCGCCGAGATGATGCCGAAAGGGGGCAGGCCATGCACACTCAAACAAAGGCATTCCGCACGCCGGGAATTTTCTTTACCCTCCTCATCGCGGCTGCGCTCACACCGGGCACCGGCATTGCCCAGACAAGCAAGGGCGCACGGGCCGCAGCGCCGGGCCCCGGGATGCAGAAGATCGTCACGGAGAAGGCCTCCTTCGTCCTCTATGTGCCGAAAGGGTGGAAGGTGAAGGAATCCGCCGAGGGGCAGTCCCTCGTGGTCAACTCGTCGGACCCCTCGGGGCGGTCCTCCGTGTTTTTCTCCATCGGTTCGGCCCCGCAGGGCGAGAGCGCCCTGGTCCTGGCGAAGCGTGAAGCGGCAAAGCTCGGCCGCGCAGCCGGCGATCTCGAGATCCGGAGCGCCTTTGCCTCCCGGGACGGCTCGACGCTTGTCTTCGACGGCACCTACTCGCCCCCGAAGAAGGGAAAAACCGAGTTCCGCTCGTGGGTGTCCCTGCGGGGCGCGGAGGCGACCTGCGCCCGCATCGAGGCCCCGGCGGGACAGCTCGCTGCAATGCGGCCCACGCTGCTCACCGTTCTCTCCAACATCCGTGTCATGAAGGGCGCCGTCGCGCCGGTTTCGGCGGCGGCAGCGCCCGTAAAGGTCCAGCTTGCGACCTACCGCCTGAGGGACGGCTCAGCGTCGTTCCTGCTCCCCAGGGGATGGCAGTGCCAGGACAGCGGCAGGGGGCTTTTCGTGGCCGGGGACCCCGCCGGCTACTCGTTCATCTCGGGAAACGTCGAGATGGTGACGCCACAGATGCGGGTCAATCACCCGAGCATCCTCGTCTCGCCCTACCTCGCCCCGAACCAGGCCTGGCAGTTCATCACGGCCCGCTACGGGCTTGCCTCGAACCTGCGCTACGAGAAGGTCATCCCGCGCGCCGATGTGGCGCGGCAGATGGGGCAGGTCTTCACGGCAGGCCCCGTCACCGTCGAGGAGCTCATCTACAGCTTCACGAGCAGGGAGGGGCGGGCGACCCGGGGATACACCTTCGGCATCTCCTTCGGTTCGCGTCTCGGGACCAACTGGAGCTTCCGCCACCTGACCGTGACGGCCCCGGCGGAGAGCTTCGGTTCCTGGGCCGGCCATTTCGCCGAGATGCTCGGCTCCTACAAGATCAACGAGCGCTGGGCGGCGGACTATGTCGCCCAGGGTGCCCGTCGGCTGCGCGAGATGCAGCAGCAGACCTCGGCCATGGTGACCCGCAATGCGCAGGAGATCCGTCAGATGATGCAGGCCGCCTACGACGAGCGCCAGAAGAGCATGGACTACATCGACTACCAGCGGACCAGCTACATCCGGGGCCAGCAGGACTGGATCTCCTCGATGGAGGGGGGAACCGTCTACCGCAGCGACAGCTGGGGCACGAAGAACACGACGACGGGAGAGTACTGGGAGGGCAAGCCCTACGACTACGTCCACTTCGAGGGGAAGAACCCCAAGTACAACGAGCAGATGCAGCCCGTCGACTCCCGGGCCCTCTGGGAGCGTTATATCCGCCGGTGAGAGGGCTTCCGCAACTTGTTCGGTGTGCGGCCTGCGTCATCACCCATCGGTAAAAACAGTTTCCCACTGTCTTCCGTGTGTGCTAAATTTCCTCAATTCTATTCTTTCTGGGAGGTGTCTCGGGAATGTCTCGTTCGCTTCTGGGGTTCTTGCTCTGCATACTTCTCATCGTCGCGGGTTCAGGTTTTTCGACGGCCCAAGTGGCCCAGCCGCCGGGGCCGCGGACTGCACAGCCGGCCCCGACCGTCACCGTGCCCAAGCCCGATGCCGGCCGGGGTCAGCAGCCCAAGCCGGTAGGGCCGGCGGAGCGCGCACAGGCGGCCAGCTGCTTCGACGAGGCGGCTTACGGGCGGGCGAAGAAGCAGGAGAAGGCCCTCGCGGGGGCTCAGCTCTGCGGGGCCGACCTGAAGAACGTCTCCCTGGACGGGGCCGACCTGCGGGGGGCGAATCTCTCCGGCGCCGATCTCGGCGGCGCCAGGTTCTACAAGGCAAACCTGCGCGGCGCTGCGCTGTCGCGGGCAAAGCTCGCCGGCGCAATCCTCATTGGCTCCGATCTGGAAGGCGCCAGGCTTGACGGGGCCAATCTCCGAAACGCCCGCCTGTCCGGCGCGAATCTGAGGGGCGCCGATCTTTCGAGAGCCGATCTCGAGGGGGCGTATCTCAACGAGTCGGACCTGACGGGCGCCAACCTGGAACGGGCCGTCCTCAGAAACGCCGAGGCCCTTGCGGTCAAATTCGTCTCGGCGAACCTGCGCTACGCGAATCTCGACGCCGTGAATTGCACGGACGACAGGGGGATGTCCCGTGTGGACTTTGCCGGAGCCGACTTGAGGGAAGCGACCCTCCGGCAGGCGCGGCTCGCGTCTGCGAGGCTGGAAGGGGCGGATCTGACCCGGACGGACTTTACCGGCGCGAGACTCGAGAAGGCTGCCGCGAGAAAGGTGAAGGCCTTGCGGGCCGTATTTCAACAGGCCCGGCTTGCCGGGGCCTACCTCAGCGAGGCCGACCTGACCGAGACCCGGTTTCAAGGCGCCGATCTCTCGGGTGCCGACCTGACCTTTGCGCAGCTCAACCGGGCGAACCTCTCGGGTGCCAACCTTGCCGGGGCGATGCTCAACAAGGCCCACCTCGTCGAGGCTGACTTGGGCGGCGCGAACCTCACGGACGCGCATGCGCACGGCACAAACTTCCGTGGCGCTCACCTCGCCGCGGCGAACTTCCAAAATGCATCGCCTCTCGGGGCCTTCATCGACCTTCGCTGGAAGGAGTATCTGAAAGGCCAGAAGCTTTGGTCGGACAAGGTGTTCGACAGCATTCACTGGGTGCGCTGAACGGCCCCGCTGAAAGCCGCGGCCGGAAGGATGCCGGTCGCACGCAGGCGGCGCGGTGATCAGAGGGACTGCAGGAGGCGGTCGATATCCCCGGACTTCCTAGGGTTTGCCTTTACGTAGAGATCGAGCAGGGTCCGGCTGATCTCCTTGGGGTTGAGCGGCTTGACGAGGTAGCCCTGCACGCCGTAGCGGGCGCAGGTCGCGACATCGTCCCGGTGGGAGGACAGCGAGGAAACGATGATGGTGGTCGCAAGGTCCTTCCGGACCTCACGGATGTTCTGCAGGACCTCCTGGCCGCTCATGACGGGCATCATGAGGTCGAGCAGGAGGATGTCGGGCTTCCAGTTCGCGTAGATCTCGAGGGCCTCGAAGCCGTTGACGGCAAACTGCTTGGCGAAGACCTTGTCCGAGATGTATGTGTCGTAGAACTTCCGGCTGAAGCTGTTGTCTTCGGCGATCAGGATTTTCATCTTTTCCATGGCAGCGGGCCGCCTGTCCGGGCATTCGATATCGATTTCTGAGCAAACATCGTGCCACGGCATGCGGGACGGGGGATTCGCACATAAGCGCACAATATCCGTTCCTTTTCTTTATTTTTCGTCTATAATGGGCCGCAAACGCACTCAAACCACTTCGTGAAGGAGGACAGATATGAAAGGTGACCCGAAACTGCTGGCGACGTTGAACTCCCTGCTCGCCGACGAACTGACCGCCATCAACCAGTACATGGTCCATTCCGAGATGGCCGAGGCCTGGGGATACAAGAAGCTCCACGAGGCCTTCGAGAAGCGCGCCATCGACGAGATGAAGCACGCCGAGACGCTCATCGGGCGCATCCTCTTCCTCGAAGGGACCCCCACGGTGAGCAAGCTCAACAAGATGACGATCGGCGCCGACGTGCCCAAGCAGCTGGCCGGCGACCGGGGCCTCGAGATGATGGCGGTCAAGGCCTACAACGAGGCCATCGTTCTGGCCGGCGAGGTCAAGGACTTCGCCACCCGGCAGATCCTCGAGAAGATCCTCGCCGACGAGGACAAGCACATCGACCAGATCGAGGAGATGCAGGACCAGATCCAGCAGATGTCGCTGCAGATCTTCCTCACCACCCAGGTGTGAGGCCCCGCGCAGCGCAGGCGCAGAGCGACCGGCAATTCTGCAACCCTTGTCCCCACGGAACGTGTCTCGTTCCCGGATGAGAGACCCCTGGCGCGACGACGGTCAAAGCCCCGCTTTCCGCAAGGGAGCGGGGTTTTGTGTTCATTGCGGGAGGCGCGATGAGCCCGAAAAGCAAGGAGCTGGAGGCAAAGAACCGGACCATCGCCGCCATCTTCCGGCTCTCGACCCTGCTGACGCAGCAGGTCGGCCTCGACGAGATCCTGCGCTCCATCCTCGAGAGCGCCGAGAAGGACCTCGGCTTCACGGCCTCCTGCCTGTTCCTCATCAACGAGGACCGGGAGCACCTCGACTGCCGCATGGTCCGCGGCTTCGGCGAGGAGAACGAGAAGAGGGCCTACCGCAAGCCCTTCCACTTGGAGCGGCACGACTGCATCGAGACGCGGGTCGTCAAGAGCGGTGAGGTCGTCCACTTCGAGGACTCCCACGGCGACCCCCGCGCGACCCCCATCGACCGCCGCATCACGGAGAAGCTCAAGCGGGGCAGCATCGTCTACGCACCGCTCACCGTGAAGGGGAAGATCATCGGCTGCATGGGCGTGAACCGCCCCCGCGACGGGGCCCCGATCTCGAAGTCGGAGATCGAGGCCTTCACCATCTTCGCCAACCAGGCGAGCATCATCATCGAGAACAGCCGCTCCCACGAGCAGCTCACGGCGGAGCGCAATCTCAACAAGAGCATCCTGGAAAGCTCGCCCAGCGGCATTCTCACGGTGGACCGCACGGGGACGATCACCGCCGTCAACGGCGAGGCGGCGCGCATCCTCGGGACGGACCCGGGCGGGATCCTTTCCATCCGGCTCGAGGAAGCCCTGCGCGTCCACGCCGGCTTCCGCGCCTTCGAGGGGCTGTTCCGCGACCCCGCAAGCGGGACGAAAGAGGTTTCCGTCGTCGGGCTCGACGGCCGGCAGCACTCCGTGGAGGTCACCGTGTCGCCGCTGAAGGACGACGGCGGCCGGGAAGCGGGGACCCTCTACTTTTTCAAGGACCAGACGGAGAAGAAGCGGATCGGCGAGCAGATCCAGCGGATGAGCCGGCTCGCGGCGGTGGGGCAACTCGCGGCGGGCATCTCCCACGAGATCCGCAACCCCATGATGGGGATCGCCGCGACGATGGAGCTGGTGAGCGACGGCATGG
This region includes:
- a CDS encoding response regulator, with protein sequence MEKMKILIAEDNSFSRKFYDTYISDKVFAKQFAVNGFEALEIYANWKPDILLLDLMMPVMSGQEVLQNIREVRKDLATTIIVSSLSSHRDDVATCARYGVQGYLVKPLNPKEISRTLLDLYVKANPRKSGDIDRLLQSL
- a CDS encoding GAF domain-containing protein, which produces MSPKSKELEAKNRTIAAIFRLSTLLTQQVGLDEILRSILESAEKDLGFTASCLFLINEDREHLDCRMVRGFGEENEKRAYRKPFHLERHDCIETRVVKSGEVVHFEDSHGDPRATPIDRRITEKLKRGSIVYAPLTVKGKIIGCMGVNRPRDGAPISKSEIEAFTIFANQASIIIENSRSHEQLTAERNLNKSILESSPSGILTVDRTGTITAVNGEAARILGTDPGGILSIRLEEALRVHAGFRAFEGLFRDPASGTKEVSVVGLDGRQHSVEVTVSPLKDDGGREAGTLYFFKDQTEKKRIGEQIQRMSRLAAVGQLAAGISHEIRNPMMGIAATMELVSDGMEPDHPQRRLLEKSMEEIGRIDTVIGELLSLAQPREMHPEPADINRLIGDVADFLSGLCRKNRIELRLQLSPVPPVSMDCKAMREAVINIALNAIQSMKGAGILTVRTALPDRGGVQVTVEDTGEGIPPEIRDRIFDPFFTTRPDGTGLGLSNCHRIVEAHGGSIHVEDGLAGGTRVHILLPAVQGRDGCTPS
- a CDS encoding low-complexity protein, which codes for MSRSLLGFLLCILLIVAGSGFSTAQVAQPPGPRTAQPAPTVTVPKPDAGRGQQPKPVGPAERAQAASCFDEAAYGRAKKQEKALAGAQLCGADLKNVSLDGADLRGANLSGADLGGARFYKANLRGAALSRAKLAGAILIGSDLEGARLDGANLRNARLSGANLRGADLSRADLEGAYLNESDLTGANLERAVLRNAEALAVKFVSANLRYANLDAVNCTDDRGMSRVDFAGADLREATLRQARLASARLEGADLTRTDFTGARLEKAAARKVKALRAVFQQARLAGAYLSEADLTETRFQGADLSGADLTFAQLNRANLSGANLAGAMLNKAHLVEADLGGANLTDAHAHGTNFRGAHLAAANFQNASPLGAFIDLRWKEYLKGQKLWSDKVFDSIHWVR
- the bfr gene encoding bacterioferritin yields the protein MKGDPKLLATLNSLLADELTAINQYMVHSEMAEAWGYKKLHEAFEKRAIDEMKHAETLIGRILFLEGTPTVSKLNKMTIGADVPKQLAGDRGLEMMAVKAYNEAIVLAGEVKDFATRQILEKILADEDKHIDQIEEMQDQIQQMSLQIFLTTQV